attttgatgtatttgagttttacataattatataattaatttatgtatttgaataattttttaaataatatttttgaaaaaatttataaaaatattttacactatATCTATAACTTCATAGataaatcaatattaaaatacGTAATTACTCATAAGTTATAGATGATTTCATATAAATACAAACACTtccttaaaataaaaatactaaatatagaTAAGTATTATTCttataagatattatatattctACCACTTATAGAAATAGGAAAAAAAACTTTagatatgattttttcttttttacattaTAAATTAAGTATCTAGTAtattaaatactaataaaatttaaaggcAAGTAAAGCAAATTTNATAATAATAAGAGCAATGATACATAATTagcaaaatttattaattttaataaacaattaattattaatatttaaaaatattaattaaaaatatagtattaggctattaaattaaataaattagactactaataaaaaaatactaaccaATATAtatgaaaaccaaaaaaaagaaaagaaaacttcAATGTTACAACATATATTTTTCAGAGtttaaataaaaacagaaaaaaagcaTGCACATAAacagaaatatataaaaatttattaatcatcatttgaagaaaaagaaaagaaaagaaaaaaaaagcatgaaCATAAACAGAGTTCGAGTCCCCGAAGCAAATGAAACATCAGAGTCATTTTCTTTGCCACCTTCGAAGGAGCCTTCATTCCACGCTTTCTCCTATTCTTTCCTttgatttctcttcttcttcttcttcttcttcatttccatCAACAAAAAGAAACTCTCACAACAGAAAACAGAGCCCTCTCTGTTTTTGAAGCTTTCTCTTTTTCCCTCCctcctttgattcaattttcagAACAAAGACATGGTTCACTACCACAGGTACCATCAACCCAGAAAAGCTTCAGACCCCATTATCACAAAAGATGAAGAATCACAACAGAACCTTGTCATGGATTGTTCAACCTCTTCTTACTACAAGAGAACAAGGCCCAAGTTGCTCTCTttcctcttcctcatcactttCCTCTCTTGCTGCTATGTCCTTGCACCACTCTTCCTTCCCCCTTCTTTCACCTTCTCTCTCCTCTGTAAGCAACTCCTCTTTTCACTCTCATACACTTTTGCTTTCTTATTACAACATGGGACTTCGTTTTTGACATCTTTTATgttgttgttttggtttgctttGGTTTTCAGACTCTCCTGCAACTGAAAATGATGCTCTTGTTGTAAATGATTCTATGTGTTCTTCAGTTTCAAGTGGTAATTCTTCTTATTAcccccttttcttctttttcaattttcaatttccattttttcctttttagaaACATATTGCATGAGTATAAATGAAAAGGGGTTTGATATCATAGCTTTATGCATTTTATAACCTGGGAAAGTAATGATTTTTATGTGTTTTAACCGCACAAATTCTTGTGATTGTTATTAAACTTGATGATGAACAGTTAAAGTTTAATTTGGTGTTTTCATTTATGCAGGAACTATATGCTGTGACAGAACTGGTTATAGGTCTGATATATGTTTGATGAAAGGAGACATTAGAACACACTCCCCTTCCTCTTCAATCTTCCTCTACAACTCAGGAATCATCAACAATGTTTCAAGGAATGTTGGAGCTGAAAAAGGCAAAGGGGATCAGATACTTCAGCACGAAAGGATTAGGCCTTATACTCGAAAATGGGAGAAGAGTGTAATGGAGACCATTGATGAGCTAAACCTCATCTCAAAGAGAGTGAATTTTGGTAATTCAGGCCATGGTTGTGATGTCAAACATGATGTCCCGGCCGTGTTCTTCTCGAATGGGGGCTATACCGGCAATGTGTACCACGAATTCAACGATGGAATCATTCCTTTGTACATTACCTCCCAGCATTTCAACAAGAAGGTTGTGTTTGTGATCCTTGAATATCACAATTGGTGGATCACCAAGTATGGAGACATTCTTTCTCACCTTTCGGATTATCCGGCCATCGATTTTAGAGGAGACAACAGGACTCATTGCTTCCCTGAAGCCATTGTTGGCCTTAGAATCCATGATGAGCTCACGGTGGATTCGGCTTTGATGCAAAGGAACAAGAGCATTGTTGACTTTAGAAACCTTCTTGATAAGGCCTATTGGCCCCGGATTCATGGATTGATTCAAGATGAAGAAAGGGAAGCACAAGAAAAGTTAAGAAAACAAATGTCTTCATCCCCATCATCAGAATCGGAACCAGAATCAGAATCTCCACAGAAACAAGAGTACATAATTAAGCAAAAAGTACAAGAGAATCCATTGAAGAAACCCAAGTTGGTTATTCTCTCTAGAGACAAATCAAGAGCCATAACAAATGAAAATTCTATGGTTAAAATGGCTGAGGAAATCGGCTTTGAAGTCGAAGTCTTGAAGCCAGACAGAACAACAGAATTGGCCAAGATTTATAGGTCACTGAATGCAAGTGATGTGATGATCGGCGTCCACGGCGCAGCAATGACACATTTCTTGTTCTTGAGGCCTGGCTCAgtgttcattcaagttgttcCTCTTGGGACAACTTGGGCTGCAGAAACATATTATGGTGAACCTGCAAGAAAACTTGGTTTGAAGTACATTGGCTATGAAATTCAGATTAGAGAGAGCTCTTTGTATGAGAAGTATGATAAGAATGATCCTGTTCTAAGGGACCCCGAAAGCATCACAAAGAAAGGTTGGGAATTCACAAAGAAGATTTATCTTGATAGCCAAAATGTTGTGTTGGATCTCAGAAGATTCAGAAAAAGGTTGCAGCATGCTTATGAGTACATTGTCTCCAAATCAAATCACAGGACAGagtaaaattttcattttgttcttttgtttcatTTTACTTCTCTATGTTCATTCTTTGGTATGTGGGGGGAAAGAAAGATTACAACTTTTTGAGTATTGAGCATGTTGTACagaaaaatacttaaaaatgaATTACAGAATGTGTAAGACTGTAAGTATAAGAGCAACAAATTTCCTTTTTGGTGTGAATAAATTAAGGATTTAATTTTGgtgtgaatttaattttgatacattgtCATCGTAAAACAGTTTTACATGTGCATCTAATTACGTAACGGCACatagtaaaaataaatacctTTCATATTAACCGCCAGAATggttatctaaaaaaatatatgtgatTGCACGAAATATTGTcattgcatcaaaattaaactcttaatttaaatatattgattaaaatcttaatttaaatatattgatGAGTTTTAGTATCGTACACAAATATTTGACTAAACGGTTGAACATTTTTTAAGTTGGTACATAATTTGGTGTACAACAATTAAACTCATAACCCTACAACTTGCTTAAATTCTATGGAGAGGTTGAAGTTGTTTGTGCAGTTTGCCCAACCAATGGTTAGGTATAGATTGAAAAGTCCCATAGCAGGttctttacttatttatttattttctgtaaAATTTAATCCcttaattttacatatataaatatataaaacttCTGGAATGAAGTTGAGGTTGCATCATTGAGGTGTGAGGTAATTAATTGGGGAATGACATTCCATGTTGCTGTGGGTCTAATTTCTTTGGTAAAAACACATGTTACAATGTGACTTCAGAACTGACCCCTGCATGTTCTATTGttctttataaaattattattgcttttatcttatttatttttagtgtaATAAGTAATAACATTTCGTTATTATGAAATGGAAAAGGATGTAGTTCTCAGTTATAGATCTAAATTTGATGAAATGAAAATGGTTGTAGTTCTCAGCTATAAATCACCCAAGTCTTATTTTGGTGGATCACACCAAAATTAATTGTATTTGTCAAGATTTgttgaagttgatatttgagagcCGTAagataatttgattgatttgactaaatttttatttaacagctctcagctatcaacttcatgtgaagtcgactgcacctgaatttttacCATAAATAATGATTGCAtatgaattatgaaaattttaacattttttgaCTTAATCTCCAAATTATATAGCTTGTAACCATCAAATTATAACAATCAGATCAACATCCaaattaattctattttaaaattaatttctggAATTCCGCTAGGAAGCTAATAGAGTATTTGTACAATGGACTATTTATTTGACTCaaaatatgagttaaaaaataaacattcaggataaaatactactaatttctcaaacacaataccttcatactatctagaataaccatccaGAGATAATAAACATTTAATATCCTAATGAATCGAACATCCCTAAATCCTCATTGTACATATTATAAATACTCAATTAGTTCCTTATACTTTCTCTCATTCATCTTCACCATGGGATACTACTCCAATTCATTATATTTAGaaatgcataaaaataaaagatctaAATAGAAGCAACTTTATTATTGGAATAATGATGTAGAGGGTTGTGGCAATTCTAGTGTAAGAGTAGTGTGGGGAACGTTAACCTCGAGGGTTGTGTAGTGCATGTGAATAAACTCCATGATTGCATCTCTTATGCAAGTATGAAGTATTGAAGTACAGATTCAATGGGGACCACTAACGGTTATGATTAATGGTTTATGAACCATCCATCAACCACACTGCATGTATTGTCTCAACCAGCACAACCTTTGTGCCAATTCGTCAGAACAAACAGTACCTTTCAAAATTGATTCTCTCCCGTGaagatttttcacaaattaGTTTCTATTTCAAAGACAAATTGCTGTAATGTACTAATATTGttggttattaattatttaaaataattataatttcgCTAAGTAGACAACAAAAAATATGAACAACGTAAATAATACgctaaaaaaatgttatattataaTGATATATTTGAAAGTTTTGTT
This portion of the Arachis duranensis cultivar V14167 chromosome 6, aradu.V14167.gnm2.J7QH, whole genome shotgun sequence genome encodes:
- the LOC107492631 gene encoding xylan glycosyltransferase MUCI21, with translation MVHYHRYHQPRKASDPIITKDEESQQNLVMDCSTSSYYKRTRPKLLSFLFLITFLSCCYVLAPLFLPPSFTFSLLYSPATENDALVVNDSMCSSVSSGTICCDRTGYRSDICLMKGDIRTHSPSSSIFLYNSGIINNVSRNVGAEKGKGDQILQHERIRPYTRKWEKSVMETIDELNLISKRVNFGNSGHGCDVKHDVPAVFFSNGGYTGNVYHEFNDGIIPLYITSQHFNKKVVFVILEYHNWWITKYGDILSHLSDYPAIDFRGDNRTHCFPEAIVGLRIHDELTVDSALMQRNKSIVDFRNLLDKAYWPRIHGLIQDEEREAQEKLRKQMSSSPSSESEPESESPQKQEYIIKQKVQENPLKKPKLVILSRDKSRAITNENSMVKMAEEIGFEVEVLKPDRTTELAKIYRSLNASDVMIGVHGAAMTHFLFLRPGSVFIQVVPLGTTWAAETYYGEPARKLGLKYIGYEIQIRESSLYEKYDKNDPVLRDPESITKKGWEFTKKIYLDSQNVVLDLRRFRKRLQHAYEYIVSKSNHRTE